Proteins encoded by one window of Rutidosis leptorrhynchoides isolate AG116_Rl617_1_P2 chromosome 7, CSIRO_AGI_Rlap_v1, whole genome shotgun sequence:
- the LOC139858091 gene encoding F-box protein CPR1-like, whose protein sequence is MSDSANQMCALNQLPHDLIESILPLLPPKSLGRFKSVSKGWNSLISSPSFIKSHILNYTKNNPNLNPTHLILVSEDCESLYSLELAQLNTLTTVTAKSLNFQVPMFQILGSCNGLLLCYDFDYNLCLVNPIARMTFEVPESGRERHNDLYGFGYDSSTDDYKVISISRMSDSNSDSYSIFVSVYSLRNNSWNMSLSNLPYYVDCPELSRVPLLNNNLHWLVTTRQLKDTIFVFSLADEKFHEIGLPDSTNYVQWDFSELRVLDGKLVVVMRAKTYASEWINELWVMEEYGVPESWTKRYVLEEDMRTEFEFFAQVSNRDILLATKCMDEISISKYDMDEKRFTSITVEGCQEEFLVYGTYVETLESLERFR, encoded by the coding sequence ATGTCGGACTCAGCTAACCAAATGTGTGCCCTAAACCAGCTTCCACATGATCTAATTGAATCAATTCTTCCTCTTCTACCACCCAAATCTCTAGGTCGTTTCAAATCGGTTTCAAAAGGATGGAACTCACTGATTTCCAGTCCCAGTTTTATCAAATCCCACATTCTTAACTACACCAAAAACAACCCCAATCTTAACCCCACTCACCTGATTTTAGTTTCGGAAGATTGTGAGTCTCTCTACTCTCTGGAACTAGCACAACTTAATACCCTAACCACAGTAACCGCTAAAAGCCTGAATTTTCAGGTACCAATGTTTCAGATTCTAGGGTCTTGCAACGGACTTCTTTTATGCTATGATTTTGATTATAACCTTTGTTTAGTAAATCCAATCGCACGAATGACCTTTGAAGTTCCAGAATCTGGTAGAGAACGTCACAATGATTTGTATGGATTTGGTTATGATTCTTCTACCGATGATTATAAAGTAATCTCCATTTCTCGTATGAGCGATTCTAATTCTGATTCTTACAGCATATTTGTAAGCGTGTATAGTCTACGCAACAATTCCTGGAACATGTCATTGTCTAATTTACCTTACTATGTTGATTGTCCTGAACTTTCAAGGGTACCACTTTTAAACAATAATCTTCACTGGTTAGTAACAACTAGACAATTAAAAGATACTATTTTTGTATTTAGCTTAGCGGATGAAAAATTTCATGAGATTGGGTTACCTGATTCAACTAATTATGTTCAATGGGATTTTTCTGAGCTCCGTGTTCTTGATGGGAAATTAGTTGTTGTTATGCGTGCTAAAACTTATGCTTCTGAATGGATTAATGAATTATGGGTGATGGAGGAGTATGGGGTTCCCGAGTCTTGGACTAAACGTTATGTTCTTGAAGAAGATATGAGGACAGAATTTGAATTCTTTGCTCAAGTTAGTAATCGGGATATTTTGTTGGCCACAAAGTGTATGGATGAAATTTCTATTTCTAAATACGATATGGATGAAAAAAGATTCACAAGTATAACAGTTGAAGGGTGCCAAGAAGAATTCTTAGTGTATGGTACGTATGTTGAAACTCTTGAATCGCTTGAACGTTTCCGTTAG
- the LOC139858932 gene encoding F-box protein CPR1-like gives MSDSSNQMSALNQLPTDLIESILLLLPSKFLGHFKSVSKRWNSLISSPNFIKTHIINYTKNNPNLNPTHLILVSEDCESLYSLEIKQLNTLTTVTAISLNFQVPMIQILGSCNGLLLCYDFDYNPCLVNPIARKTLKVPELCRKGNDNLYGFSYDYSTDDYKVISISRIHVSDSDPHSSFVCVYSLRNNSWKMSLPNYPYYVYTPEHSVVPLLNNNLHWLVTTRQSKDTIAAFSLADEKFHDIGLPDEINYVSKLCALDGKLVVVQIADSYDREFISELWVMEV, from the coding sequence ATGTCGGACTCATCTAACCAAATGTCTGCCCTAAACCAGCTTCCAACAGACCTAATCGAATCAATTCTCCTTCTTCTGCCATCTAAATTTTTAGGCCATTTCAAATCGGTTTCAAAACGATGGAACTCACTGATTTcaagtcccaattttatcaaaaccCATATTATTAACTACACCAAAAACAACCCAAATCTTAACCCTACTCACTTGATTTTAGTTTCTGAAGATTGTGAGTCTCTCTACTCGCTCGAAATAAAACAACTCAATACCCTAACCACAGTAACTGCTATAAGCCTGAATTTCCAGGTACCAATGATTCAGATTCTAGGTTCTTGCAACGGACTTCTTTTATGCTATGATTTTGATTATAACCCCTGTTTAGTTAATCCAATCGCACGAAAGACCTTGAAAGTTCCAGAATTGTGTAGAAAAGGTAACGATAATTTATATGGATTTAGTTATGATTATTCCACGGATGATTATAAAGTAATCTCCATTTCTCGTATACACGTTTCAGATTCTGATCCTCACAGCTCTTTTGTATGCGTCTATAGTTTACGTAACAATTCATGGAAAATGTCGTTGCCTAACTACCCTTACTATGTTTATACTCCTGAACATTCAGTGGTACCACTTTTAAACAATAATCTTCACTGGTTGGTAACAACAAGACAGTCAAAAGATACTATTGCTGCATTTAGTTTAGCGGATGAAAAATTTCATGACATTGGGTTACCTGATGAGATTAATTATGTTTCCAAGCTCTGTGCTCTTGATGGGAAACTAGTTGTTGTTCAGATTGCTGATTCTTATGATCGTGAATTCATTAGTGAATTATGGGTGATGGaggtgtaa